The nucleotide sequence GCCTAAATTGCCATAAAGTTTACGGTATTTGGGGGCTTGGGGTACTTCAACCGAATCGTATACCCAATTGAATTGGCTTACAGGCCGTAAAAAGGTGTTTTCGTTCTTAGGGTAGAACATCATGTGGAAACCGTGGTGAAAGGTGGCCATGAACTTTAGCTTGCGTTTTTTGGTTTCTTCCCCTATAGCTTTGACCACGTCGATACCGGGACCCATGGCTTTTGAGTTCCATTCGTTCACCTTGCTGTCCCACAACGAAAAGCCATCGTGGTGTTCGGCAATGGAGCCGATGAATCTGGCCCCCATACCTTCGAACATATCGACCCACTCGACGGCATTGAATTTTTCGCCTTTCCACTGGGGGATAAAGTCATGATATTGAAAATCCTTACCATAGGTTGTTTTGTGATAATCGTAAATGTCCTCACCCCAACCTTCACGGTCGTAAATGTACATCCACCTCGGGTACCATTCACTTCCCCAAGCAGGTACGCTATAAACGCCCCAATGGAAGTAAACGCCCAATTTGGCATCGGCAAACCAATCGGGAGCGGCCTTATGTTGTTTCAAACTTTCCCATTCGGGTTTGAATTTTTGCTGGGCCAAGCCTAGGTGGGTAAAGGCAATTAGTAATATGGCAACATATTTTTTCATAGAACATATTGGTATTAAGAATATCTAATCAATTCAGCTCTTGTATTCTTATGTTTCTGTAGATGATTTCTGAGCCTTCGGCCTGTAGGGCTATATTGCCCTTTTCCAAAGGATGGCCTTCCGCATCTAAAAAGTCTTTTAGCTCGTTGACCAGATGTCCGTTTTCAAAGAATCGGGCACTTTGTGAGCCCCTGACCTCTACACGGACCTTGTTCCAACCGTCTACTTCGTAATTACCGTATTTGTCACCTTCTAGGTATGTTTTTTTACCGCTTGAATCGAGTAGTTTTTCAGAACCGTCTTTCTGGAACCACCTTACCTTTGGGCCTTTTATGACCCATAGGTCGCCCGTGTCACCTTCTTGAATCTGGCATTCCAAACAGGTGGGCCAGATGACTTTTTCGCCTTGTA is from Zobellia galactanivorans and encodes:
- a CDS encoding 3-keto-disaccharide hydrolase; protein product: MNRKRISIFTSILWLCVSFCATAQESLQKESSVKWTNPFPQNELGISYTITPNVLPDNQELFEVKKNKIKVLYDWKGDEAPFGMITSIREYSHFNLELEYKWGKRKFAPRQDAKRDAGIVFHVQGEKVIWPTCLECQIQEGDTGDLWVIKGPKVRWFQKDGSEKLLDSSGKKTYLEGDKYGNYEVDGWNKVRVEVRGSQSARFFENGHLVNELKDFLDAEGHPLEKGNIALQAEGSEIIYRNIRIQELN